Part of the Nitrosophilus alvini genome, ATACGCACCTAGAAGTTCTATAAAACCTCTTGGACTGGTGGTTTCGTCAGGATTCACACTATGGATTGTACATACGGGTATGCACTTTCCGCATTTGATACAGTCATTGCTTATTTTACTGAAGTTAAACATTGCCGTCCTGCCGAATCAAACAGTTTTACTGAATACCCGTTTTTTCTCGGGAATTTTTTTAAGATAGGCATCAAACGGCATACAGATATTTCTGATAAGAAGAGTTCCTGTAGGACTGACTTCTATTTTTTGATCGTCTATATATACTAGTCCCTCTTTTACAAACTCCTGCAACTCTTCGATGGCATCTGCAAAATATTTTTTAAAATCTATGGAAAACTCTTTTTCGATTCTTGGGATATTGAGCTTGAAGTTGCTCATAAGCTCCATTATTACAGCTTTTCTTATTTTGTCATCAAGACTAAGTTCAACGCCTCTGTGAAACGGAAGTTTCCCTTCATCAATAGCTTTTTCATAAAAGTTCATCTCTTTGTAGTTCTGGGCATAATAGTCGTCACCTTCTCCTATACTTGTAAGCCCTATACCTATAAGATGAGAACCTCCTTTTGTAGTATACCCCTGGAAGTTTCTATGTAGCTCTCCCTTTTCTATCGCTTTGAAAAGTTCATCATCAGGCTTTGCAAAGTGGTCCATTCCTATCATTTTGTAACCGTTTGAAGTAAAAAAATCTATAGTATATTTGAGAATTTTAAGTTTTTCACTCGGATGCGGGAGCGTAGTTTCATCTATCTTTCTCATAGTCTTTTTCATCCACGGCACGTGCGCATAGTTAAATACTGCAATTCTGTCCGGATCAAGCTTTATAGTCATATCCAGCGTTCTTTTGAAGCTTTCGAACGTCTGATATGGAAGTCCGTAGATCAGGTCTATATTTACGCTTTTCATGCCTGCTTCTCTGGCAATGTCCACCGCCCTTTTTGTCTCTTCGAAACTCTGCAGCCTGTGAACGGCCTCCTGGACTTTTGGCTCGAAATCCTGAACACCGAAACTGACCCTGTTGAAGCCCCCTTTTTTAAGGATATCCATCTGCTTTTTTGTCAAAAATCTAGGATCTATCTCACAGCTTACTTCTGCATCATTCGAGAAATTGGGAAACATCTTATGAATTGCCTCGATCACTCTCTCAAGCTGGGCATCGCTGAAAAATGTAGGCGTTCCGCCGCCGAAATGAAGCTGTGTCACCTCTTTTTTTGTATCTATAAATTGTGAAAGTATCTCCATCTCTTTTGTGAGATAATCAATATACCTATCTTTTTTCTCCTCTTTGCTAGTATAGACAACATTGCAACCGCAAAAATAGCAGGCACTCCTGCAAAAGGGAAGATGAAAATAGAGCGATAGAGGCTTTGACTCATCCTGACTCTGAAGTTTTTCTATATATCTGTCATATGTGAATTTTTCACTAAACTCTACAGCCGTGGGATAACTCGTATATCTTGGCCCCGGCTTTGAATATTTTGAGAATTTTTCAAAATCTATCATTTAGACACCTTTGGAATTGTTATCGCCATTTTCTCTAAAAATCTATAAAGAAGCGATAAAAGTATATATTAATATAAGCATAAAAGAGAAAAGTTGTCAAATCTACAGAGGATGGATATCTGTCTCTTTCATAAAACTCTCGCCTCTGTTGTTTTCCCATACGATTTTAAGTTTTCCTTTCTTTGTAACTCTTAAAGGAAATATTACAACAGGATTTTCACTGGCCGCAACACCGAAATCAAATGATGCCACCTCTTTCTCCTCATAAAAAAGCCGAGCTTTTTTTATATAAAATCTCGGTTTGACTTTTCCTGAGTATTTGTCTTTGTAAAACCCTGTGTCCATCGGGTGAATTATGATAGCTTTTACTTTTACGATATCGCCTATTTTATACCTTTTATCCAATATTTTAAGTGCAGCCCTTACTCTCATAACTCTCCTATGCACAGCCGCCGATAGCTGTTTTTACAAATTTTCTTTTTTCAAAAACTCTTCCGCCGTTTGTTTCACACAAAACAACAATCTCCTGTGATTCTTTAAGTTTGACTTTTGTAAAAAGATACCCCGTTCCGGTATCAGGGGTAAAATTAGCTGAAACTACAAGATTTGAAAGATTTTTTGTCGTCAAAACGGTAATTTTTGAAATATATTTTTTTTCATCAGCAGGATAATCAACATCTATTTCCACAGGAACTTCTCTGCCATTTGCAACCTCATCGGGAATTTTCAAAAAAAGTTCTTTTGCATCTTTTACCACCTTTTTATCTTTTGTAATTTCGGCATAAATTTTTTCGAAAGGAAGCTCAAGCTCTTCTTTTTTTGCAGCAAAAAGCAGTCCGTCCCATAATTTGGGAACAGCAGTAAAAATAAAACCCAAAACCAACGGTACTTTCAAAAAGTCTCTTCTTCTCATCAAATGCCTTTATACCTTTATTATATCTTTTGAATACTCGCTCAAAGTCACCACAGGAGCATAAATTTTGACCAGTTTTTTAGCTTTTACGCTACTTCCAAACTGCTTTCTCAACTCCGGTCTGAATGCCCTGAAAAAAGAGTGAAATTTCTGTGGACCCAAAACGCCTACTGCCCATATAGAACCGTCATCTCTTATCTCTAGCACTATGGAGGCAAGAGGTTCACAGGCTTCACCTTTTAAAACTTTTGCACCTTTTGAAGGGTCGAAAACGCTCATATGGGAAGAACATACTATAACCCCTCCTCTCTCATAGGCAGATGTTTTTTCCGAAGAAGGCACATAAGCGATAAAACTCTGCTCACGTGTCGGATAGGTCATCTGATGAGGACATATCGCACTGAAAGCTACTATATTTCTATTTTCGCCAACACCACCTTTCCAGATATACTCTTTGCCGTCAGCGCTCTTTAGTTTGACCTCTTTTTCACAGGGAGAGGAGAGTTTTATCAAAAACGAAGGAGTTGAAACATATGGGTAATTAAACAGATAGGCCGTTTCCGTTTTCAATGAATCAACTGTAACTGGTCTGCCCTCTTTGTCAACAAGTTTGACGCTCTCATATCTTTTGTACAATCCTCCCTCATCTGCGTATAAAAAAGCTATTTTTGAAGGAGCGATGTAGAACGCAGCAGCAGAAGCTGCCGCTTTTATCAAGAATCCTCGTCTATCCATCCACACTCCTTACAAAAACATATCTCTGTACATACCTTTGGCCCATTCAAACATTCTCTTTCCTGCCTGCAGGCCATCTTTAGTATTCCATCTTTCCATAGTAGAAGCGTTATGGAAAGAGAAAGTTTTTTTCTTTTTATCGTATGTATATCCAGCATTTACTGAAATCGCTCTGATAGGGTCAACAGTTATTGCAGAGTAGCATACTGTCATAGGTGACTGCCATTTTACATCTTTTCCCTCAATTCTGGATGCAATGACCTTCGCAACGTATCTACCTTCCGAATTTGCCGTATTTCCGCTTTTGCTAAATCCCATCGGCCTTACATCGCCGGCACAGAATACATACGGATCTCCTTTTACCTGATAGGTGAATGGATCGATATCGGCTTCCGCCCTGTTAAAGAGACTGTCTTTTGCCACGCCTGCAATTTCAAGAAGTTTTGATCCCCTGATATGAGGATATAAAGATGCATCTGTAAAATCAATCTCCTCGCCAAGCTCGGTTTCTATTCTTTTGTTATCTATATCTATAGAGGTTATTTTGGTTCCGGGAAGATACTCTATATAATCTTTGTAAAGCTCTTTAAAAGCGGAACCGAAACCATCTGCTTTTATCGTGAAATTCGGATTTTCATCAAGTAAAATCACTTTACCTTTTATGCCTTCATTTTTCATGAAATGGGCCATCATACAAGCTCTTTCATATGGAGCAGGAAGACATCTGTAGTTTCCGCCGGGAACTGTCATAACAAAATTTCCCTCTTCAAAATCCAAAAGTTTGGTTTTAAGACTCATATGCTCGCTTCCCGGTATAAAAGCGGCAGGATACTCCGTTCTGAGTCTGTTTTCAAGCTCTGTATCTCCTTTCGTCCATCCGCTGTAGTCGTAATCTATACCGGGTGATAGAACAAGATAGTCATAGTCAACATACCCTTCATTTGTAAAAACTTTTTTGGAAACCCTGTCAATATCATATACAGTCGCATTTAGATAGTAATATGAGTTGTTCCTTGCCGCCTGAAGATAATCATGTGTTAAAAACTCCAGATTTACCGCATCAACAAGCCAAAGGTTACTTAAGGGACATGAGAAGAAATGAGTTCTTTTTTCTATGAGAACCACATCACTCTTAGGACTCTGTTTTTTAAGATATTTTGCGATAGTAAGTCCCGACCAGCCACCTCCTACTATAACTACTCTCGGACCTTTTGGTTTTGAGAGAGGAGCTTTCTTTATCTTTAATCTTTCCGGGATTTTATCCTCTTTATCATCCGAAGATGCAAAAGCCGCAGATGCTGCTGCTAATGCAGATAATTTAAAAATATCTCTTCTTGAAATAGCCATACATATCCTTTTGTTTTTTTATTTGGTGCCGCTAAATATATTCATTAAAAATAATAATATTCATCAACTGAATTTATGGTAAACGGGTATAAATACCTCTTATTTTTTCTTAAATTGTTAACTATAAGTTTTGGTTATCAGTTTAGATGTAGAAAATATTTCAGGAGTTGTTTTAGGTGTATTTGAGACTCAAATTTTGAAAAATTTGAGAGGAAGTATGGAAAAGAGTTTTACATTGGTCTCTCCATTCCTAAATCTTTCAATCTCAAAAAGAGATTTGGATGATTCTTCTTAATATCTTTTATAAGCTTCTTTATATCTATATCGAGCAGATTCTTGTCTTTGGACTCTGCCAGTTTTTTTTTGATTTCTTGCATGGCAACAACCCAAACATCATTGAAATCAACCGGTAGATTTTCCAAAATCGCCTTTTCTAGTTTTAGATTGAAATTTTCATACTTTGCTTCTCTAATTGAATTCAAAAGTTCGATAAAAGATTCCATGGAAGAGAGTACGAAAACTTTTCCCTCTTCTCCTACTACGAACCATGGGGCGGTATCATCCCATCTACCCTGTAAAAGCTCTAGAGTCTTTCTATTCGGGTCATCGGTACCGTTTATTTTTACTACCGTAACGTTTTCTGGTTTTTCTACTCCCAGTTCGTGTGCAAGTTCACTAATACTTCGTAAAACTGCCAGATTGTTGTCTGCTTTTTTGATCTCCACCGATTCTCCTCTCAAAACTTCATTTCTGCACTGAATATATTATATCTTTTTAAAAATATCTCTTCATTAAGTTCAAGTTTTTTTGCAAGTTTTTCTCCGATTAGCTTGTAATAAAGATTTATTTTGACACTCTCGGAACCAGCCGGAATCTTTAAAGAAAATTTTCTTGTCTCATAAGGATTTAGTCTGCTGTCGTCTTCTATTTTCACTGCAAGATGAGGAATTGTCTCTCTGTCTCTTTTATCTCTGTATTCAACTCCAAAGATTTCGGAAACACTCTTTTTTAAACCGTTTTCAAGCAAAAAAACAGCTTCAAGAACCACTTCTCTTGATCCAAATCCCGTAGGTACTTTATGCGGAGTCAGATTTTGCAATGTTATAAAAATCAAATCTTCTTTTTTTTCCGTGCCTACTTTTAATGCATTATTCAAAATATCACCGTTTCTGGCCCCCATAAAGAGATGGCTTCTGATTTTCCTTATATTTATATCATATCCATCGAACTTTTTCTCCGTCAGCCTGCCATCATGTTTTTCGCTCATATGACAATCAACACATTTCTTTTTACTACCTGACTCTTCATATTCCATACCGGTAGAATATATTATCTTGCCGTAAATGTTTCTGCCGTTATAGTGACATACAAAACAGAGTCTGTTCGGATTTAAGAAATGTTCACCCTGTTTTGTTTTATGATAGGGAGATCTGGCATCGGCAAAAGGACCCACCATGGTATCGCTTGGTCCCCAGACTATGGCTTTATATCCTCTTTGAGCAGGGTCTTGGCTCTCTTTGATCTTTTCTATGTTATGGCATACTATACAGTTTACCCCATCTTTGACAAAACCCTGTTCGAAACTCTTTTTTATATCTTTTGCCTCTATACCAAATCCCGTAACAAACATGTCGCTTACATCGATTTTTTTCTCTCCTACCCTGGGATTGTGACACTGTGCACACTTCACTTCAAGTTCAATTACATTTTTATGAAGTTTTTTACTCATATAGACAAGCGTTTTTTTATACAGTTCATCTTTCGAGAAATGGGATTTGGAATGCCAGGAGGTTTTCCACTCACTGACTATTTTTTCATGACAGGTTCTGCACTTTTCGCTGACCGCAAATCTTGGATCAACATCCGCATATAAAAAAAATACAAAAAGAAAAAAGAGAACTGTGGCCAGTCTCATCATCACTCCTGGATGCTCTTATTTCTTTGTCTGTCAAGCCAAACCATGATTCCTTTTTGGGCATGAAGTCTGTTTTCCGCCTCTTCAAATACAACACTCTGCGGCCCTTCAAGAACCTCTTCGCTCACCTCTTCTCCTCTGTGTGCAGGAAGACAGTGTAAAAATATGGCATCTTTTTTTGCAAGCTGCATAAGAGTTGAATCCACCATAAAACCTGCAAAATCTTTCAACCTTTTTTCATACTCATCTTCCTGTCCCATAGATGCCCATACATCTGTAGTAACCACATCAGCATCCCTGACCGCTTCTTTAGGATCATTTGTAAGCAAAATTTCGGCACCACTCTTTTTTGCAAAAGTAAATGCATCTTCGACTATTTTGCTATCCGGTTCGTATCCTTTGGGAGTAGCGATTCTGAGCTCAAAACCCAGTTTTGAAGCCAGCATCAGCCAGCTATGAGCCATATTGTTTCCGTCACCGATATATGCCACAACCGGATTGTTCTCTTTTCTATGTTCAATCATTGTCATATAGTCTGCCATTAACTGAACAGGATGGTATTCATCAGTAAGGCCGTTAATAACGGGTACTTTTGAAAATTTTGCAAACTCTTCCAGTTTAGCTTGCGAATAGGTTCTTATCATCACCATATCCACCATTCTTGATATTACTCTGGCAGTATCTTTCATAGGCTCTCCACGGCCAAGCTGAAGATCGTTTTTAGAAAGAAAAAGGCCTATTCCGCCTAACTGATAAATACCAACTTCAAAACTGACCCTTGTTCTTGTACTGCTTTTCTCAAATATCATTGCAAGAGTCTGGCCTTCAAGATAGGGAACAAATTCTCCCTTTTTGGCCTCTTTTTTTATGGATATCGCCAAATCTATAATTTCCAATATCTCTTCTTTGCTGAAATCTCTCAGCGTCAAAAAGTGTTTCAACACATATCCTTTGCAAAAAATAAAAGGTAATTATATCAAAACGTAGAATAAGGTAGAAGGTTGGGAGATAAAGGCAGAAGGTAGGATTTAACTTATCTTTTTATCCTTCTGCCCTGACCCTTCTATCCTTCTGACAAAATCTTGGCAACCTCTTTTGCGTGATAGCTGATGATAATATCGGCTCCAGCTCTTTTGAAACTGATCATTGTCTCCATCATAACTTTGTCATAATCGATAACACCTGCTTTTGCAGCCATTTTAAGCATTGAGTATTCGCCGCTCACATTATATACGGCAAGTGGAAGAAGGGTATTCTCTTTTATCGTCTTTACAATATCCAGATACGCAAGAGCCGGTTTGACCATAAGGATATCTGCGCCTTCTCTTTCATCTTCTAGGCTCTCCAGCAGAGCTTCTCTTGAGTTTGCAGGGTTCATCTGATAACTTCTTCTGTCACCGAAGCTGGGAGCAGACTCTGCAACGTCCCTGAATGGACCGTAATAACTGCTTGCAAATTTGGTCGAATAACTCATAATAGGAATATTGATAAATCCGTTACTATCTAACGCTTCCCTGATAGCTGTTATCATTCCGTCCATCATACCACTGGGCGCTATCATATCCGCACCGGCTTTGGCGTGTATAACCGCCTGTTCGCCAAGGATCTCCAGAGTAGCATCATTATCCACAGTCTGACTTTTCGGATCGAGTATACCGCAATGTCCATGATCTGTATATTCACAGAAACAGAGATCCGTCACTACACACATATCGGGATGCTCCTCTTTTACAGCTCTTATAGCTTTGGCGATAATGCCGTGTTCACAAAGAGCATCGCTGCCTATACTATCTTTTACATCGGGAATACCGAAAAGTATTATTGAGTTTATTCCAAGAGCTTTAAGCTCTTCGCACTCTTTTAAAACTTCGTCGATACTCAGCTGAAAAACTCCCGGCATAGATTCTATCTCTTTTTTTATTCCGTTCCCGCTTCTTACAAAAAGAGGATATATGAAATCATTCATATCAAGCTTTGTCTCTTCTACAAGTTTTCTTAAAGCAGGATTAATTCTGAGTCTTCTAAATCTCTTAAAATACATTTGCACTTCCTTTTTGATATAATCACTGTAAAAGTTTTAAAACATAAGTGCCGTTTATTACATAGATAATCGCGCACTATCGCTAGAAGCGAGAGATGTTTTTCTTTCACATTTTACCAAAAGAAGAGAAAAATGAAGGTAAAAATTTCACAAATCGCAAATCTTCCGACAAAATTCGGTAATTTTAAAATACAGGCTTTCAAAGAGGGACATAAAGAACATCTGGTCATCTTTACCGATCCTATGCCAGACATACCTACTGTAC contains:
- the soxZ gene encoding thiosulfate oxidation carrier complex protein SoxZ; this encodes MRVRAALKILDKRYKIGDIVKVKAIIIHPMDTGFYKDKYSGKVKPRFYIKKARLFYEEKEVASFDFGVAASENPVVIFPLRVTKKGKLKIVWENNRGESFMKETDIHPL
- a CDS encoding Rieske 2Fe-2S domain-containing protein, whose product is MDRRGFLIKAAASAAAFYIAPSKIAFLYADEGGLYKRYESVKLVDKEGRPVTVDSLKTETAYLFNYPYVSTPSFLIKLSSPCEKEVKLKSADGKEYIWKGGVGENRNIVAFSAICPHQMTYPTREQSFIAYVPSSEKTSAYERGGVIVCSSHMSVFDPSKGAKVLKGEACEPLASIVLEIRDDGSIWAVGVLGPQKFHSFFRAFRPELRKQFGSSVKAKKLVKIYAPVVTLSEYSKDIIKV
- the hemB gene encoding porphobilinogen synthase; the encoded protein is MYFKRFRRLRINPALRKLVEETKLDMNDFIYPLFVRSGNGIKKEIESMPGVFQLSIDEVLKECEELKALGINSIILFGIPDVKDSIGSDALCEHGIIAKAIRAVKEEHPDMCVVTDLCFCEYTDHGHCGILDPKSQTVDNDATLEILGEQAVIHAKAGADMIAPSGMMDGMITAIREALDSNGFINIPIMSYSTKFASSYYGPFRDVAESAPSFGDRRSYQMNPANSREALLESLEDEREGADILMVKPALAYLDIVKTIKENTLLPLAVYNVSGEYSMLKMAAKAGVIDYDKVMMETMISFKRAGADIIISYHAKEVAKILSEG
- the argF gene encoding ornithine carbamoyltransferase, whose product is MKHFLTLRDFSKEEILEIIDLAISIKKEAKKGEFVPYLEGQTLAMIFEKSSTRTRVSFEVGIYQLGGIGLFLSKNDLQLGRGEPMKDTARVISRMVDMVMIRTYSQAKLEEFAKFSKVPVINGLTDEYHPVQLMADYMTMIEHRKENNPVVAYIGDGNNMAHSWLMLASKLGFELRIATPKGYEPDSKIVEDAFTFAKKSGAEILLTNDPKEAVRDADVVTTDVWASMGQEDEYEKRLKDFAGFMVDSTLMQLAKKDAIFLHCLPAHRGEEVSEEVLEGPQSVVFEEAENRLHAQKGIMVWLDRQRNKSIQE
- a CDS encoding DUF2603 domain-containing protein; translated protein: MEIKKADNNLAVLRSISELAHELGVEKPENVTVVKINGTDDPNRKTLELLQGRWDDTAPWFVVGEEGKVFVLSSMESFIELLNSIREAKYENFNLKLEKAILENLPVDFNDVWVVAMQEIKKKLAESKDKNLLDIDIKKLIKDIKKNHPNLFLRLKDLGMERPM
- the hemN gene encoding oxygen-independent coproporphyrinogen III oxidase gives rise to the protein MIDFEKFSKYSKPGPRYTSYPTAVEFSEKFTYDRYIEKLQSQDESKPLSLYFHLPFCRSACYFCGCNVVYTSKEEKKDRYIDYLTKEMEILSQFIDTKKEVTQLHFGGGTPTFFSDAQLERVIEAIHKMFPNFSNDAEVSCEIDPRFLTKKQMDILKKGGFNRVSFGVQDFEPKVQEAVHRLQSFEETKRAVDIAREAGMKSVNIDLIYGLPYQTFESFKRTLDMTIKLDPDRIAVFNYAHVPWMKKTMRKIDETTLPHPSEKLKILKYTIDFFTSNGYKMIGMDHFAKPDDELFKAIEKGELHRNFQGYTTKGGSHLIGIGLTSIGEGDDYYAQNYKEMNFYEKAIDEGKLPFHRGVELSLDDKIRKAVIMELMSNFKLNIPRIEKEFSIDFKKYFADAIEELQEFVKEGLVYIDDQKIEVSPTGTLLIRNICMPFDAYLKKIPEKKRVFSKTV
- a CDS encoding thiosulfate oxidation carrier protein SoxY, which gives rise to MRRRDFLKVPLVLGFIFTAVPKLWDGLLFAAKKEELELPFEKIYAEITKDKKVVKDAKELFLKIPDEVANGREVPVEIDVDYPADEKKYISKITVLTTKNLSNLVVSANFTPDTGTGYLFTKVKLKESQEIVVLCETNGGRVFEKRKFVKTAIGGCA
- a CDS encoding multiheme c-type cytochrome — its product is MRLATVLFFLFVFFLYADVDPRFAVSEKCRTCHEKIVSEWKTSWHSKSHFSKDELYKKTLVYMSKKLHKNVIELEVKCAQCHNPRVGEKKIDVSDMFVTGFGIEAKDIKKSFEQGFVKDGVNCIVCHNIEKIKESQDPAQRGYKAIVWGPSDTMVGPFADARSPYHKTKQGEHFLNPNRLCFVCHYNGRNIYGKIIYSTGMEYEESGSKKKCVDCHMSEKHDGRLTEKKFDGYDINIRKIRSHLFMGARNGDILNNALKVGTEKKEDLIFITLQNLTPHKVPTGFGSREVVLEAVFLLENGLKKSVSEIFGVEYRDKRDRETIPHLAVKIEDDSRLNPYETRKFSLKIPAGSESVKINLYYKLIGEKLAKKLELNEEIFLKRYNIFSAEMKF
- a CDS encoding FAD-dependent oxidoreductase, yielding MAISRRDIFKLSALAAASAAFASSDDKEDKIPERLKIKKAPLSKPKGPRVVIVGGGWSGLTIAKYLKKQSPKSDVVLIEKRTHFFSCPLSNLWLVDAVNLEFLTHDYLQAARNNSYYYLNATVYDIDRVSKKVFTNEGYVDYDYLVLSPGIDYDYSGWTKGDTELENRLRTEYPAAFIPGSEHMSLKTKLLDFEEGNFVMTVPGGNYRCLPAPYERACMMAHFMKNEGIKGKVILLDENPNFTIKADGFGSAFKELYKDYIEYLPGTKITSIDIDNKRIETELGEEIDFTDASLYPHIRGSKLLEIAGVAKDSLFNRAEADIDPFTYQVKGDPYVFCAGDVRPMGFSKSGNTANSEGRYVAKVIASRIEGKDVKWQSPMTVCYSAITVDPIRAISVNAGYTYDKKKKTFSFHNASTMERWNTKDGLQAGKRMFEWAKGMYRDMFL